The following coding sequences are from one Chanos chanos chromosome 12, fChaCha1.1, whole genome shotgun sequence window:
- the tnfa gene encoding tumor necrosis factor a (TNF superfamily, member 2), with the protein MSSTTQTTLDVESGVLPTEQVLVVRQKKSSMCSNSWKLCAALLAVALCVAAAGFTMQHQKKNIQQEGEGLHLSLRQVSASSKDAIHLAGDYNPDFSHSSVQWRDNEGQSFSKGHLKLHDNEIIIPHDGLYFVYTQVSFSVNCKVDTANSDDLDIVRLSHTVSRWSDSYGSYKPLLNGLKSVCKRVEGEDDGERWHSAVYLGAVFKLHAKDRLRTETVEEFLPNLETDDGKNFFGVFSL; encoded by the exons ATGAGCAGCACCACCCAGACTACGTTGGACGTGGAGAGCGGTGTTTTACCCACAGAACAAGTGTTGGTGGTACGGCAAAAGAAGTCATCAATGTGCTCAAACAGCTGGAAGCTCTGTGCAGCCCTGCTGGCTGTGGCTTTATGTGTTGCTGCTGCAGGCTTCACCATGCAGCACCAG AAGAAGAATATTCAACAGGAAGGAGAAG gcttgcatctctctctcagacaagtCTCTGCAAGTTCCAAAGATGCCATTCATTTAGCAG GTGATTACAATCCTGACTTCTCACACAGCTCCGTTCAGTGGAGGGATAACGAGGGACAGTCATTCTCAAAGGGCCATCTAAAACTGCACGACAATGAAATCATTATCCCTCACGATGGCCTCTACTTCGTCTACACCCAAGTTTCTTTCAGCGTCAACTGCAAGGTCGACACAGCCAACTCTGATGACCTAGACATCGTTAGGCTGAGCCACACGGTGTCGCGCTGGTCTGATTCTTACGGAAGCTATAAACCGCTGCTGAACGGGCTGAAGTCAGTCTGCAAACGGGTCGAGGGTGAAGACGATGGAGAGAGATGGCATAGTGCCGTATATCTTGGAGCGGTCTTCAAGCTGCATGCCAAGGATAGGCTACGCACTGAAACAGTAGAGGAGTTTCTGCCTAATTTGGAAACAGATGATGGCAAAAACTTCTttggtgtgttttctttgtaa